The genomic segment AGATTTGTTCTTGTACCTATCTGTCTCACGCTTTGCTGTGAGTTCTGTGCTCTTTCGAGAAGACGCTAGTCGACAGAGGCTAGTGTTCTATTGCAGCAAGATGCTACTAGACGCTGAAACTCGCTACAgcatgatggaaaaattggcgctCGCACTCATCACAGTGAAGAAGAAGATACGACAATATTTTGAAAGCCACACCATCATTGTATAAATGGACTATCCACTGAAGCAAGTGTTGAGTAAACCCGATCTCTCTGGTAGATTATCCAAATGGGCAATTGAGCTTGGGACGTATGATGTACGGCTCTTGCCATGAAAAGCAAAAAAAGGACAAGTACTTGCTGAATTCCTTGTCGAAATACAATCCTTTACCCCAGACACCTTGCCCGAATTGCTGGAATCAGAAGATGAATGGGTATGGACAATGCATATGGACGGGGCGTCCAATTCCCAAGGAGCCGGTATTGGCATCATATTAGAAGCCCCCTCAGGACTCAAAATTGAGGAAGCCATTCATTTAGAACAATTCGCaacaaataatgaagcagagtatgaggctcTGATCTATGGCATAGAGCTAGCACGAGACATAGGCATTAAACATCTGAGCATCAGAGGAGATTCACATCTCATGATAGAACAGGTGGCCGGGAATTTCGATACCAAGGCACCCCATCTGGCTAGCCTACTACAAAAAGTAACTGACTTACGGTCACATTTCCACCAGTTTGAACTCGTACAAGTACTGAGGGAACAAAATCAGAAGGCTGATGCCCTCGCCAAATTAGCCTCTGGAGGGGAATGTATGCGGCAATCCTCCATATCCACAAGCCAATCACCCAAAGCACTAGAAGTTTTCTCAACCTCATTAGAGCCTGAGTGTTGGATTGATCCAATGATTCGATACTTATCCACATCTGAACTGCCCACTCGTCCGAAAGACACAAAGCTTTTGCGCCTTCGAGCACAACGCTATTCCATAATCCGTGGAACGCTATACTGTAAATCCTTCGATGGCCCCTATCTTCGGTATTTGCGTTCATCAGAAGCTAAAATATTGTTAGAAGAGATACACAAGGGAGCGTGTGGGAATCACACTGGGGGTCGAAGTTTGGCACACAAAGCACTTACAGCAGGGTACTACTGGCCGTACATGATGACAGAAGCACGTGACTATGccaaaaaatgcgacaaatgccaacgatttgcacccaccatccatcaacTCGCTCAAACTTTACACTCAATCATCgcaccttggccttttgcaaagtGGGGTATGGATGTGGTAGGTGAGCTACCTAAAGCTGCTGGAGGAAAACGGTATGCTCTGGTAGCCAccgattacttcactaagtgggttgtGGCAGAAGCATACGTCACGGTTACAAACATAGACACCACAACCTTCATATGGAAGCACATCATCTATCAATTTGGGATACCATGGGAGATAGTCGTTGACAACGGAACCCCATTCCAAAATGCCAAAGTGCAAGAGTTGTGTGACACATACAAGATCAAATTGAGTTTTACCTCTGTCACTTACCCACAAGGCAATGGCCAAGCAGAAGCTTCCAAAAAATTCATTTTCGCCAACATTAAGaaaacttggaagataaaaaaggaGCCTGGGCAGAAGAACTACCAAAGGTGTTATGGGCCTATAGGACAACAAAAAGGTCATCTACGGGTGAATCTCCCTACGCCATGGTATATGGAACAAAAGCTATCATCTTGACAGAGGTGGGCCTACCTACACTTCGAACAGAGATCGCTTCTGATCAAACCACAAACAACATTCAACTGATGCACAACCTTGACCTTCTGGAAGAGGTGCGAACAATAGCACAATTAAGACAAGAAAATTATCAAAAGGTTGCAAAACGCTACTACAACAAAAGAGTTCACTCACGTACATTCTAGAAGGGCGATTGGGTTCTGTACAAGGCCTCTGGCAATAGAAAGAAGCTagaaccaaactgggaagggccttgcGAAATCATAGAAGTATTAGGCAGAGGGTCTTATACTCTTAAGAATGTACGTAGTGGGAAAATTGTACCtcgtacttggaattcaatgtctttgaaacaatattattgttaatagttgTACTGTACAATTCGAAAGTAATGCAACAACTTTCCTTTTTCACATTATTTTGGGTATCTCTTACACGCTTAGTTTTTGCTGACACGATTTTGCATAaggattccttactttaataacATAACGACGACAATCGTGTAACAACTGTCACTTCACTCGAAAAGATCCTATCAAACGTATTTTTTAATATATCCTTACCTACCCATATGAGAAGCAACATTATTCACATGCACTTAAAACCACCTACCACTCTAGCTATAAATAAGTGACTATCTGAACATTTGTGGTTATCAGTTTACCATCCTTTTAAACGTCCTACCACAATACCACATAAACCTTTGGCCCCAATACAGCCATTTTCCACACctaagtatttctttacacctAAGACAACGTTTACCAGCAAACGAAAAATGATGCATGATAAGATGCAACATCTCGCCTCACACACAAACCCGATCGGAACAGGGCAGAACCTCaatggatcgtggcagcaaggccactacaCGTAATCTGCATACACAGTCCTGTTGCCTCTGCCATTACACTCGATATTATGCCCAAAAGCATTCTAATTTGACTTGACTAAGCTTACGGGGAGCTAAGGCCAGCCATTTTCCAGTCTAATCTGGCCTAACTATGCGAATTGG from the Humulus lupulus chromosome X, drHumLupu1.1, whole genome shotgun sequence genome contains:
- the LOC133806947 gene encoding uncharacterized protein LOC133806947 → MHMDGASNSQGAGIGIILEAPSGLKIEEAIHLEQFATNNEAEYEALIYGIELARDIGIKHLSIRGDSHLMIEQVAGNFDTKAPHLASLLQKVTDLRSHFHQFELVQVLREQNQKADALAKLASGGECMRQSSISTSQSPKALEVFSTSLEPECWIDPMIRYLSTSELPTRPKDTKLLRLRAQRYSIIRGTLYCKSFDGPYLRYLRSSEAKILLEEIHKGACGNHTGGRSLAHKALTAGYYWPYMMTEARDYAKKCDKCQRFAPTIHQLAQTLHSIIAPWPFAKWGMDVVGELPKAAGGKRYALVATDYFTKWVVAEAYVTVTNIDTTTFIWKHIIYQFGIPWEIVVDNGTPFQNAKVQELCDTYKIKLSFTSVTYPQGNGQAEASKKFIFANIKKTWKIKKEPGQKNYQRCYGPIGQQKGHLRVNLPTPWYMEQKLSS